In the genome of Aspergillus luchuensis IFO 4308 DNA, chromosome 2, nearly complete sequence, one region contains:
- a CDS encoding uncharacterized protein (InterPro:IPR027443;~antiSMASH:Cluster_2.4), translating into MKDSLQKLEQLHRAVLDALLLGLEVDPSEADYFRSLHAGPQSKIQLLHYPALLELTTDRQATTWCPSHTDFTTFTFFIQDQNQELEVED; encoded by the coding sequence ATGAAGGATTCCCTCCAAAAGTTGGAGCAGCTACACAGAGCCGTCCTGGACGCTCTGCTCTTGGGGCTGGAAGTGGACCCCAGCGAGGCCGACTACTTCCGCTCTCTTCACGCCGGGCCCCAGAGTAAAATACAACTACTGCACTATCCAGCACTCCTCGAGTTGACCACCGATCGTCAGGCGACCACTTGGTGTCCCTCGCACACAGACTTTACGACCTTCACATTTTTCATCCAGGATCAGAATCAGGAACTGGAGGTCGAAGACTGA
- a CDS encoding non-ribosomal peptide synthetase (COG:I;~EggNog:ENOG410PH4X;~InterPro:IPR000873,IPR020845,IPR009081,IPR006162, IPR036736,IPR010071,IPR042099,IPR023213,IPR001242;~PFAM:PF00501,PF00668,PF00550;~SMCOG1002:AMP-dependent synthetase and ligase;~TransMembrane:1 (o37-59i);~antiSMASH:Cluster_2.4;~go_function: GO:0003824 - catalytic activity [Evidence IEA]): MYHELYERSRSLAGCLQTIHGTGPGTVVGVFMEKTKWFPVAVLGIMMSGAAFVLLDILFPSERLQYMMQVSGAKIVICSPSTEARCSKITDQHVVLEEGGCTTGDKYDNYNRPLVSGHDTMYVQFTSGSTGTPKGLAIEHGMAHSTLSAHKELSSMGPATRSLWFSSPAWDATIWEVAFILAAGGCICIPSDEQRLNDLEGAIAAMEVNWATLTPSVARTLSPPAIPTLRTLILAGEATSPSDLQKWFPRVELHFAYGPAECTIATTIRRVTQLATDSTDIGRPPAATCWIVRPDNHNQLQPVGVVGELVVGGPTVARGYLHRPKETALAFVRNVSWASEFCLGEGTLYKTGDLARFNPDGSLSFVARKDNQVKVRGQRLELGEIEHCAQQFMPNIEVAADLVSFQHNLGSKVVLYVCFRQVDAKLSLGDNEASLFFHPSDSNKAEMARLREHLHHSLPPYMVPWILVPTRYIPLSPSGKTDRRRLEKQICELERKDLEIYLGANHSKRAPSTDLEARLQKLYARVLSLPETAIGVDDSFFTLGGDSISAMQLLSLARKADIPLSMQEFLTHNTIAQFCENAQLPRGDTLLNNLDAVDEEIPFKLSPIQSLIFPSASMAENRFNQTFLVKVNRQVNLDDWNRVLHQIVHHHAMLRTRLVVGESGDLRLKYQSAAHHSLRIREHHVARIEQARVVAEESHNCLDLRTGPVLSLDLIHTPEDGDYALFIGHHMVVDLVSWRIILDDIEEFLAGHDPSMKEPVSFAKWVQFLETECRVYSTPQEVLPFEVRPANYDYWGLSPKHNTYGDAECHEFTVDEATTHKLLGPANVTWNSQPQEIFQAALLHSWARTFKDRETPTIFSEGHGREAGRQGIDLSRTVGWFTIVRPCTVEDSTASLGLRELVRRVKDVSRSLPNNGLAYFSSRHLKAEFRSAFAGHDRMEILFNYSGRYQQLERPGALFSHTPLQLDERLDVGADMPRQTLFDVAVDVRNGCLRVQVWYSGHTHRKPEIGRWISAYQQSLHEAAVELIDKDSQLTLSDIPLAPLRYSELDLLQEKIKTALRISSVSSIESIYPCSDAHCGLVTGITGTASRHRVQSILEITVSDQGVIEPARVAKAWRELSRRHATLRTVLVEHPGRQGKFLSVVLKLPSLDVTVLPSCYSFSDTIQQLRELPPRYSWDISPSQQMAVGKTSDDRTLCKLSFGRGFIDATSMDVLLRELASILREEGLSPKIAPSYSAYISHLQAQDRANQMQHWIDLLAACQPCVLPGDRKHNRSHGQLRSKKLMVPNCSELDQFLKSHQLTLTNVFQVAWALVLRHYTDRNEVCFATLLSGRDLPLPDIQELVGSCFNVLPCILRLSRSRTLLDVLRENQTEMNRRMANQHCSLPEILSRAGHDPKGFFNTCLTVQSAHQAGNADQHSQDGIRVKVLEVHDPTEFDICIAVMVSPSHIEIDFRYWTSFCSGEQATEILTLLSSYATRMALHGDDIIESLETKAIRLADGCNGSAGHVAAETGSVTLLSQ, encoded by the exons ATGTACCACGAGCTGTATGAGCGCTCGAGGTCCCTGGCAGGCTGCCTGCAGACCATACATGGAACGGGCCCGGGCACGGTGGTTGGTGTCTTCATGGAGAAAACCAAATGGTTCCCTGTTGCCGTATTGGGGATTATGATGTCGGGCGCCGCATTCGTCCTTCTGGACATTCTATTTCCATCCGAGCGACTGCAGTATATGATGCAAGTCAGCGGCGCAAAAATCGTGATATGTTCCCCTTCCACGGAGGCCAGATGCTCCAAAATCACCGACCAGCATGTGGTGCTCGAGGAGGGAGGCTGCACGACAGGAGATAAATACGATAACTACAATCGACCTCTGGTTTCAGGCCACGACACTATGTATGTGCAATTCACATCGGGATCAACTGGTACGCCGAAGGGCTTGGCTATTGAACATGGCATGGCCCACTCGACGCTCAGCGCTCACAAGGAGCTCTCGTCAATGGGGCCCGCCACCCGGAGCTTGTGGTTTTCATCTCCTGCCTGGGATGCCACTATTTGGGAAGTGGCTTTCATTTTGGCCGCAGGAGGTTGTATATGTATTCCCTCGGATGAGCAGCGCTTGAACGATCTGGAAGGAGCCATTGCAGCCATGGAAGTGAACTGGGCGACCTTGACTCCATCGGTGGCACGAACACTGTCACCGCCGGCAATTCCAACTCTTCGCACTCTCATTCTCGCAGGGGAGGCAACGTCTCCATCCGATCTGCAAAAATGGTTCCCACGAGTTGAACTCCACTTTGCATATGGCCCGGCGGAATGCACGATAGCCACAACTATCCGCCGAGTGACTCAGCTGGCCACCGATTCGACTGATATCGGTCGTCCTCCTGCTGCAACGTGCTGGATTGTCCGTCCCGACAATCACAATCAGCTGCAGCCTGTGGGAGTAGTTGGGGAACTTGTGGTTGGAGGTCCCACCGTTGCGAGAGGCTATCTGCATCGACCAAAGGAGACGGCATTGGCCTTTGTTCGTAATGTATCGTGGGCCTCGGAGTTCTGCCTAGGCGAGGGCACGCTATACAAGACAGGCGATCTGGCGCGCTTCAATCCCGATGGCTCGCTTTCTTTCGTCGCTCGAAAGGACAACCAAGTGAAGGTCCGCGGGCAACGCCTCGAGCTGGGAGAGATTGAGCATTGCGCGCAGCAATTCATGCCCAACATCGAGGTTGCCGCGGATCTTGTGTCATTTCAGCACAACCTAGGGTCTAAGGTCGTGCTGTACGTCTGTTTCAGACAGGTTGACGCCAAACTCTCGCTTGGTGATAACGAGGCcagtcttttctttcatccCTCTGACTCCAACAAGGCTGAAATGGCGCGTTTGCGCGAGCATCTGCATCATTCCTTGCCACCCTACATGGTTCCCTGGATCTTGGTTCCTACTCGCTACATTCCACTCAGCCCTTCTGGCAAGACGGATCGAAGGCGCCTGGAGAAGCAAATCTGCGAATTGGAGCGTAAGGACCTCGAAATCTATCTCGGAGCCAACCATTCGAAGCGTGCACCCTCGACTGACCTCGAAGCCCGCCTGCAGAAGCTCTATGCCCGGGTGCTTTCGCTGCCAGAGACCGCTATTGGGGTTGATGATAGCTTCTTCACGCTGGGTGGTGACTCGATCTCCGCCATGCAGCTGCTCTCACTTGCGAGGAAGGCGGATATTCCACTGTCTATGCAGGAGTTTCTGACCCACAACACGATTGCTCAATTTTGTGAGAACGCTCAATTGCCTCGAGGGGACACACTTCTTAATAATCTGGATGCCGTCGATGAGGAGATTCCGTTCAAGTTGAGTCCAATCCAGTCACTAATTTTTCCATCGGCGAGCATGGCAGAAAACCGATTCAACCAGACCTTCTTGGTCAAGGTCAACCGGCAAGTCAACCTGGATGACTGGAATCGAGTGCTGCACCAGatcgtccatcatcatgcaaTGCTTCGGACCCGGCTCGTCGTCGGGGAATCGGGTGACCTACGGTTAAAGTATCAGTCGGCGGCACATCATTCGCTACGGATACGAGAACATCACGTAGCACGGATTGAACAGGCTCGTGTAGTTGCAGAAGAGTCCCATAACTGCTTGGACTTGCGGACGGGCCCAGTATTGTCCTTAGACCTCATCCATACTCCGGAAGATGGTGACTACGCACTCTTCATCGGTCACCATATGGTCGTGGATCTGGTGTCCTGGCGCATTATCCTAGACGACATAGAGGAGTTCTTGGCAGGTCATGACCCTTCCATGAAGGAACCTGTCTCTTTCGCGAAATGGGTACAATTTCTGGAGACTGAATGTCGGGTTTACTCAACGCCACAGGAGGTCCTTCCCTTCGAAGTGCGTCCGGCCAACTATGATTACTGGGGACTGTCTCCGAAACACAACACATACGGGGATGCTGAATGTCATGAATTCACTGTCGATGAAGCCACCACCCATAAGTTACTGGGTCCGGCGAACGTGACATGGAATTCTCAGCCACAAGAGATCTTTCAAGCAGCTCTGCTGCACTCCTGGGCTCGCACCTTCAAGGACCGAGAGACGCCAACAATCTTCAGTGAGGGACATGGCAGAGAGGCTGGTCGTCAGGGGATCGACCTCTCCCGGACTGTGGGCTGGTTTACGATCGTCCGGCCTTGCACGGTGGAGGACAGCACAGCCTCGCTCGGCCTTCGTGAGCTGGTCCGTCGTGTCAAGGATGTCTCCCGGAGTCTGCCGAACAATGGGCTAGCTTATTTCAGCTCACGGCACCTCAAAGCGGAGTTTCGCTCAGCATTCGCTGGCCATGATCGCATGGAGATCCTGTTCAACTACAGCGGGCGGTACCAACAGCTGGAACGACCGGGCGCACTCTTTTCGCACACCCCCCTGCAGCTGGACGAGCGATTGGACGTCGGAGCCGATATGCCACGCCAGACTCTGTTCGACGTAGCTGTAGACGTCCGCAACGGCTGCCTTCGTGTCCAGGTCTGGTACAGCGGGCACACACACCGTAAGCCCGAGATTGGCCGCTGGATCAGCGCATACCAGCAATCTCTGCATGAGGCGGCAGTGGAATTGATAGATAAGGACAGCCAGCTGACGCTGAGTGACATTCCGCTGGCACCGCTTCGCTACAGCGAACTCGATCTGTTGCAAGAGAAGATTAAAACGGCGCTACgcatctcctccgtctcctcgaTCGAGAGTATCTACCCGTGCTCTGATGCCCACTGTGGACTCGTCACTGGTATTACAGGAACCGCATCTCGCCATCGCGTGCAGAGTATACTTGAGATCACTGTATCAGATCAAGGGGTGATTGAGCCTGCCCGGGTTGCGAAGGCCTGGCGGGAGCTCAGCCGACGTCATGCTACTTTGCGAACCGTCCTTGTTGAACATCCTGGCAGGCAAGGAAAGTTTCTCAGTGTTGTACTGAAGCTACCATCCCTAGATGTGACTGTCCTACCCTCTTGTTATTCCTTTTCAGATACTATACAGCAATTAAGAGAGCTGCCGCCCCGGTATTCGTGGGACATCTCTCCTTCCCAGCAGATGGCTGTGGGCAAAACCTCGGACGATCGGACCCTCTGTAAGCTCTCATTCGGAAGAGGCTTCATTGATGCTACTTCCATGGACGTTTTGTTGAGAGAGCTGGCTTCCATATTGAGAGAAGAGGGTCTATCTCCTAAGATCGCCCCCTCTTACAGCGCATACATATCGCACTTGCAAGCCCAAGACCGTGCAAATCAGATGCAGCATTGGATCGACCTCCTGGCTGCTTGTCAGCCATGTGTACTTCCCGGGGACCGGAAGCATAACCGTAGTCACGGTCAGTTGCGCTCAAAGAAACTCATGGTTCCCAACTGTAGCGAGCTAGATCAATTCCTGAAATCGCATCAGCTCACTCTGACCAACGTCTTCCAAGTCGCCTGGGCCTTGGTCTTGCGGCACTATACCGACAGAAACGAGGTCTGTTTTGCTACACTGCTTTCCGGCCGTGACCTTCCACTGCCAGACATCCAGGAACTGGTGGGCTCCTGTTTCAATGTCTTGCCGTGCATTCTGCGTTTAAGCCGGTCTCGCACACTGCTGGATGTTCTACGAGAAAACCAAACGGAGATGAATCGACGCATGGCAAATCAGCACTGTTCTTTGCCAGAAATTCTTTCCCGGGCAGGACACGATCCAAAGGGGTTCTTTAACACCTGCTTGACGGTCCAATCTGCCCATCAAGCCGGCAATGCCGACCAGCACAGCCAAGACGGGATCAGGGTAAAGGTGCTGGAGGTTCACGACCCGACAGAG TTTGATATCTGCATTGCAGTGATGGTGTCACCATCGCATATCGAGATCGATTTCCGTTATTGGACTTCATTCTGCAGTGGAGAGCAAGCAACAGAGATTCTGACACTGCTCTCTAGCTATGCGACTCGGATGGCTCTCCACGGAGATGATATAATCGAATCACTTGAGACGAAGGCAATCCGGCTTGCGGATGGATGCAATGGCTCGGCCGGTCATGTTGCAGCTGAGACAGGGTCGGTCACGCTGCTCAGTCAATAA
- a CDS encoding uncharacterized protein (SECRETED:SignalP(1-28);~antiSMASH:Cluster_2.4), translated as MSNPYEANCITRLSALIFWASLCATTLAKKDRCSTTIPLGLPVDPEVYAMYAAFSGMDGPATMKSVEQREEILLSVTTKMSARRASG; from the exons ATGTCAAATCCGTACGAGGCGAATTGCATCACGCGACTATCGGCGTTGATTTTCTGGGCCTCGCTGTGCGCCACGACGCTTGCTAAGAAGGATCGGTGCTCTACTACGATTCCCTTGGGTTTGCCTGTAGACCCAGAAGTGTATGCGATGTATGCTGCGTTCTCCGGGATGGATGGACCGGCGACAATGAAGTCCGTCGAACAAAGGGAAGAGATCTTGCTGTCTGTAACGACCAAG ATGTCGGCCAGACGCGCTTCAGGATAG
- a CDS encoding uncharacterized protein (COG:O;~EggNog:ENOG410PVDJ;~InterPro:IPR017795;~MEROPS:MER0126985;~antiSMASH:Cluster_2.4;~go_function: GO:0016765 - transferase activity, transferring alkyl or aryl (other than methyl) groups [Evidence IEA];~go_process: GO:0009820 - alkaloid metabolic process [Evidence IEA]), whose product MLRELWKDLCIVEGKRSLPDRPTQPGDPETRMPCLLNYEMSPGKTSPHAEVILPSHRDPEMRIANALTAFFKRHGMQNQSATYTNNLKSYYPGKDLDVATDHQAWLSFSYTKKKGPYLTMYYH is encoded by the exons ATGCTCCGAGAGCTATGGAAGGACTTGTGCATCGTTGAAGGCAAGCGGTCTCTCCCCGACAGACCGACTCAGCCTGGAGATCCAGAAACACGTATGCCATGTCTGCTAAACTATGAGATGAGTCCGGGGAAAACCTCACCCCATGCGGAAGTTATACTACCCTCTCACCGGGATCCGGAAATGAGAATCGCCAACGCGTTGACTGCCTTCTTTAAGCGTCATGGTATGCAAAATCAGTCTGCTACCTACACCAATAACCTCAAGTCctacta TCCTGGCAAGGATTTGGACGTTGCCACGGACCATCAGGCCTGGCTTTCATTTTCTTATACGAAGAAAAAGGGACCGTATCTCACCATGTATTACCATTAG